The following proteins come from a genomic window of Malus domestica chromosome 02, GDT2T_hap1:
- the LOC103400161 gene encoding RNA demethylase ALKBH9B-like, with protein sequence MTDNTADNNRVEPEDPFLVAYQPSELRIASEFLSTWLSFLTRDLCPHCSAKLADRVRSLGPELGGDSKPVHPDENSGDLNTESKELQVGSDYDNGEEHHDDDTKSLGNWDDGAQGMSEPDPETSNSGLAPLLETPSPRMSWADMAQEDELEEEEEHELNKRVVNVNEATGKLRITKSTLSREQREHFRITNVRRKKDYICLERINGKLVNIVDGLELHTGIFSAAEQNRIVDYVYKLQEMGRNGLLKARTYTAPQKWIRGKRRVTIQFGCCYNYAVDKYGNPPGILRDDVVDPIPQLFKVIIRRLVKWHVLPPTCVPDSCIVNVYDEGDCIPPHIDNHDFVRPFCTVSFLGECNIVFGSNLKIIGPGEFEGSFAIPLPVGSVLVLNGRGADVAKHCVPPVPTKRISITFRRMDETKRPNGYVPEPDLQDLQPLSFEEDKKTRLNSPRSQPQMRRQPIRDQMRRQPIRGSADRREFHSEIRGSADRHEFYSEPRESSWSRRGSGNRWNRGRVNVNFES encoded by the exons ATGACCGACAACACGGCCGATAACAACCGGGTCGAACCGGAGGACCCGTTCCTCGTAGCGTATCAGCCATCGGAGCTCCGAATCGCCTCGGAGTTTCTCTCAACCTGGCTCTCCTTTCTCACCAGAGATCTTTGTCCACACTGCTCCGCCAAACTCGCCGATCGCGTCCGCTCTCTCGGCCCAG AACTTGGTGGGGATTCGAAACCCGTTCACCCGGATGAGAATTCGGGAGATTTGAATACGGAGAGCAAGGAATTGCAGGTGGGTAGTGATTATGATAATGGTGAGGAGCATCATGATGATGACACAAAGTCACTAGGTAATTGGGACGACGGAGCTCAGGGGATGTCGGAACCCGACCCAGAAACTTCTAACAGTGGATTGGCCCCCTTATTAGAGACTCCAAGCCCTCGAATGTCGTGGGCCGATATGGCACAGGAAGATGAgctggaagaagaggaagagcaTGAGTTGAATAAGCGGGTGGTCAATGTGAACGAGGCGACTGGAAAGTTGAGGATTACGAAGTCTACATTGTCTAGGGAGCAGAGGGAACACTTTAGGATCACGAATGTTAGGAGGAAGAAAGATTATATTTGTTTGGAGAGGATTAATGGGAAATTGGTTAACATTGTCGATGGGCTTGAGCTCCACACTGGTATCTTCAGTGCGGCGGAACAGAATAGGATTGTTGATTATGTTTATAAGCTTCAAGAGATGGGCAGGAATGGTTTATTAAAAG CACGTACGTATACAGCACCTCAAAAGTGGATTAGGGGCAAGCGACGAGTAACCATTCAGTTCGGCTGTTGCTACAATTATGCAGTG GATAAGTATGGTAATCCACCTGGTATCCTACGCGATGATGTTGTCGATCCCATACCTCAACTTTTCAAGGTGATCATTAGGAGGCTGGTAAAATGGCATGTGCTTCCCCCGACTTGTGTACCTGATAGTTGCATCGTCAATGTATATGATGAAGGGGACTGTATACCTCCACATATTGACAACCATGATTTTGTTCGACCTTTCTGTACCGTGTCCTTTCTTGGTGAGTGCAACATAGTTTTTGGTTCAAACTTAAAGATCATTGGTCCTGGCGAGTTTGAAGGTTCATTTGCCATTCCCTTGCCAGTTGG GTCTGTTCTGGTTTTAAACGGAAGGGGGGCTGATGTAGCTAAGCATTGTGTGCCTCCAGTACCTACAAAACG GATATCAATCACATTTAGAAGAATGGATGAAACCAAACGGCCGAATGGTTATGTTCCAGAACCTGATCTACAGGATCTTCAACCACTATCCTTTGAAGAGGACAAGAAAACTAGATTAAATTCACCTAGGAGCCAACCTCAGATGAGGAGGCAGCCAATTAGGGATCAGATGAGGAGGCAGCCAATTAGGGGATCTGCTGACAGACGTGAGTTCCACTCAGAAATTAGGGGATCTGCCGACAGACATGAGTTCTACTCAGAGCCCCGAGAGTCAAGTTGGAGTCGACGTGGATCTGGAAATAGGTGGAACCGGGGAAGGGTCAACGTGAATTTTGAGAGCTAG
- the LOC103400680 gene encoding uncharacterized protein, producing MEAKLLHLLSSTPASPTHLALSKPSPTKLNHIFSPATRPRPLRISTLVYNTTGSDGGGSTSIPDTDGNSVAAPDPTGVRFKKRSRRRTKQQQREEGNEGDGGRVMKAQASDAPKKWEDMSLGEKAWELYVGEKGALFWLNKFAYASIYIVIGAWILFRFVGPALNLYQLDAPPLSPTSILKGS from the coding sequence ATGGAGGCCAAACTCCTCCACCTACTCAGCTCAACACCAGCTTCCCCAACCCACCTCGCCCTCTCAAAACCTTCTCCAACAAAACTGAACCATATCTTCTCACCCGCCACCCGTCCGCGGCCTCTCAGAATCAGCACACTAGTTTACAACACTACCGGCAGTGATGGTGGTGGCAGCACTAGCATTCCGGACACTGACGGCAACAGCGTGGCAGCACCGGACCCCACGGGAGTGCGGTTCAAAAAGAGGTCGAGAAGGCGGACGAAGCAGCAGCAGCGAGAGGAGGGCAATGAGGGGGACGGCGGACGGGTCATGAAGGCTCAAGCTAGTGACGCTCCAAAGAAGTGGGAAGATATGAGCTTGGGGGAGAAGGCATGGGAGCTTTACGTGGGGGAGAAGGGTGCTTTGTTTTGGTTAAACAAGTTTGCTTATGCTTCAATTTACATAGTGATTGGGGCTTGGATTCTGTTCAGGTTTGTTGGACCGGCTCTTAATCTTTACCAGTTGGATGCACCTCCTCTCTCTCCCACTTCCATCCTCAAGGGTTCCTGA